The Zea mays cultivar B73 chromosome 7, Zm-B73-REFERENCE-NAM-5.0, whole genome shotgun sequence DNA segment gtcctctgccttggtgaacaaaggCGGTTGCATGCTCAAGAACTCCTGGTACGTTGTCGCGGCTGAAGGAcgttgatgctggcctccaccatactactgagggtggggctggcgctgcaccagctgtcgcagaatctcgttctgctgagccattagctcctgcatcgtgggagctggaggaggtggcgggggaacctgctcgttctgcccgcgacgctgcctagctaccATCTTAAAACAGAAATTTTCGCCATTGTTACCTCGATTCACGATTCCGAGCAATATTCTTTATATCATATGGAGAAAATGACATAACATAATATTGAACCAAACGAGGATAATATGACTGCATTCATTTCATTGATCACCAAAGTTTTTTCGGGTTACGACAATTTAGGGGGAttcacccataagcctagtccaaaatctgataccAAAACTAAGCTCATGTGGGTTCCTATCCTCCTAATATGTCAAACTAACCCATCAACCCTGAGTGGTAGAGGTAACGCTGGATGCAGGTGAAGGGGGCACTCTGGAGGGAGTCGCATTTGGACCGGAAGATGGCTCTAATTCCTCGGGATCCTCCTCTCCTTCGCTTCCTGCCTcgtttgtgacaccccaggtgttagtttcgtgttatgtcgggagatttatcctaatctcggatgctcagtaaaaatttctatttctcgatcacatCTATCTCCTTTTATCAAGTTACTTTTGAAGGTTTCACCAATTTTTGAATTTCTTCGATCTCGAGAAaagccgaatttggagcctgttaaaacttttacttctcggaacgaatgcaaactcgataatcaatctcgatttataaatctcgtctaaagctcatttaatcaaacgctcgacagttgctagtcgagccGTGTCCGAGTCTGATTCCATGACCTTTGATCTATGTCCGACTATTCTATCCGGATCAGTACTCTCAAACGAAATGCTCTGTTGTGTTGGTATCTAATTAATTATTATCCGACTTGGCCTAATATCTCTATGTCCGAACCAAACTCAAAACCTGCATCGACAGTGatttttaaaatgtcacgattcgccttctccaactaaaaatccaaagccgaccGAAATCTTGAGATAAAAATTTGtttctaaaatagtgcgcgagAGAATTTCAAAGTGACGCCAAAATCAAATTCTCGGTCCAAATTAAGTGCTCAATCGTCTGTCATCTTGACGCCGGCTTTCCTCATTTGTCGCATCAGTTTTAGTCTCGCGTAGATTAATCGCCGCCAAAATCTAGTAGTAATTTTTGGTTTGCTTCTACCCTAAGCAATCCCACTAAAACCCTAGCCCTCACTTGTCTATAAATAGAACTACCTCCCCTTGCAAATTGGAAATTTTCGATTCCCCCTAGCCGCGACCTTCCCTCTCCCTGTCTCCTTTTCCCTCACGGCAGCactgcagcagcagccagcatAGTTCTTCCTCCTCCCTGCTTCTTCCCTCTGCCATGGATGCGAGCTCCAAGCTCCTGCTCATCCAGCCCCCCTTCTCCATCTCACCATGGACGCCACCATAGCAGCAGGGTAGGCCGATGTCCTCCCCTGGTTTATGCGCTGGACATCTCCTTCCTCCCACTTCATGCCGGCCCTGCTCCTCTCCACAGAGCCGAGTTCGACGTCCCTGCCATGGTGGGCGCTCGGCGCCCGAGCTCCATTCCTCCATGCCAGCCGACGCCTCTAGCAGGACGCGCGCTCAGCCGCGCCAGGGCCGCTCTCCCCATGTTCCCCTCAAATCCGAGCTTCCCTGGCGTCCTTGCCCTGCATGAACTCCCCATGGGCGCTGGAGGCGCCCAGCACCGCGCAGGTGTGCGGCAAGGCTTGACCGACGCCCTTCCCTGGTCGGCTTTGAGCATTGGGTCGAGCCCCTCTTTTTGCCATGGCACTAGGCCCCTGCTCCTCCTCTCTTCCCCACCAAAATAGCAAGCCTCCGCCATGCCCAAGTGTTCTCTCGAGCTCGCCGTCGGGACTCCCAAGTCGCTGCACGCCTCTGCCCAGGCTCCAAATCCATGGCCGGAATCCTCACTGGAAGTGACGCTAGCCGCGAGCCTCACTGCTCCTTGTCCATAGTTGTTGTTGTCCATCGCCTTGAAGTTCCTCCGTCGTCGTGTCGCTTCTTCGCCTCTCCTCCGTAGCACGCCCTCCCCGGCAGCTCACCATCGATCCCCATTTCGGACTGTTGTTGCCATGTAAATGGGGTGTTCGACGAAATGCTAAGTAGGGCAGCGAGTCGTGGAGAGCATCATCGATCTTGCTGTGCTCGTCATTTTCTCATGCAGCCCCGCCGCCCATGCAACTCCAGCACGTCGATGCCGTCTCCCAGCTCGTCCCTACCGTGCCCATCGCTGTCCCATGCCTCGCTGTGCTGCACTAGCTGCAGCAGCACACTGCCCCTATGTCTTACCCTTGTAGCACTTGCGTGCTGTTCGACAAAATGCCCAGCAGCAACATCCCCAATGTGTAGTGTCGTCGCTTTTTGGTGCCCTGCTCCATTCCTGCCCGTCGACGCCATCCTGTTGTTGCCACACAAAACAGCAGCCGCAGTAGCTCCTCCATGGCGCGTGCTCCACCTTGTTGCATCGTGGTGCCCGTCATGCTCCTCCGGCTTTGCTCCGCTCTCCGGTACACGTTGGCGCGTTCATCTCCACGCCATGTGTGCAGCGGCACCGACCGGGTTTGTTTATGGTAAGCCGATTTGTTGTTTCGGGTAGTGTTCGATTAACGGATAAAATATATTTTGGTAATTACAATGATTCTTTATGTGTTGCACAAATGCGTCGTGGTAATATTAAATCGTGGTTAAACGCCTTGTTATATAATAGTGTGTTGATTGTCACAACTTTTAATGCGTAGGGTATGCTTAGTGTTCCAAGCAGCGACCAATAAGTAGTCTACATTATTTTGtattgtatatatatataaatttgCTGGCGTAAGTATGCACGAAGAGTGTGCCATTGAACATGTGTGCTGGAGTATGTTACATCAAGTGTTGCGTTAGGTGGATGGCAGTGTTCCGAATACATGCCGCAATATGGTTGTATTCGTGACAAGGAGGTGTAGGTTTTACTCGACTAGAAGTTCGGTCGATGTGGCTAGGGATTGCTTTGGCTTGTGTGGTGAGGTGATGACATGTCATAATTAGTCATCACTTCCTCTATGATTATAAGTTGAGTCAATGCGCATTATGTGTTCGTTAAATTATGCTTCGCATTTAGTGTATGGTTGTGCTCACGATTTCGAGTAGACACATCGAGTGGTCAAGTAAGCTCGTAATTCAAGttgtgtaatggagttagttTGTTTTAGGATAATTATTGAATTGCTCTGTTCATATGATAAACATGTATGTGTTCACGAATTGGGAAGTAAGTACATAATGGTTGTGAGTTGGAGATTAGTGGTTTACGATTCGTATGAATTGGTCGATGTGCGAATATACGTGTGAATATGTATGTTTATAGAAATGTTGTAGAATTGATGCTCGACATGTTAGATCTCCTAAAATATGCTGTTTTATGTGACTTGTGTGTTATCCAATTTAAGTTGAGGATGGTTAAGAAAAGCTAATTAATCTGCTCCCACTCATGTTTTGAGTCGCAATGTCTAAAATGGTTTGCTAAGTTTTATACTGTGTTAGCCAACTCCTGTTAAATAGGAGTCAATTgcgttaagtgattgttatatatatgttgtgtctcggatcGCAATAATAATAGGTTAGCCGacttgttagatggctttggttaagctcgtaatcacgaTGATTTGCTTGATGTGGTCTAAATGCGAATAGttatggtcgcggatgaaaagtagtagtgctcatgtgatgtctaagttaaaatgcaaattattgaGTGAAGAGCGCATTGATATACATATATACCGGGTCTGATTATTGTGGTGGATGCGTTTGTTAAATGTGTGTGGTAATTCTAGTGCACGGAATGActtggataaaatttgtaagtcgaCTTGTTGGCCCTCAttgattattttaactctaacaaatggtaaagtgttagagtaaTTTCAGTCTCTAGAGCATGACAATTCTGGAAAtaaataggagctgaaatttattagttgctgttttgggctaCACACACTGTTTTGGCCGTGCTATTTGTTTAatgaactaaattatgttttctgtagaaacgtcatatagaaaagttgtagataactttattatcttgcctgtgttaaaatttgacagccataagtctgatcgtttataagttatgcttttcacaagttcagtaactgaatctgtccaatttctgtacagatttcagagattgcattatttgcttaagttaatgttacaatcagttcatggtcgttataagaaagttgtatatgcttttcttatattgcttgtgttaaaatttcataaacaTAGGCctaatagtttaagagttatgaattttacaaaatggttgttgtgttctgtccactgtcagaacagatttcgaaaactataTTTTTTGATTTGATTAAACATAGAATCGCTTCTTGGTGATTACAAAAGTAGTGTAGTaatttttctaagctttccaaaaagtcttggatcactctttttggtgatctgaagattaagttatggatgtttaaagtgtgaagactgaatctgcccAGTTCTGGCAGCAAAGCCTTcgtagtgtattttaccc contains these protein-coding regions:
- the LOC118472934 gene encoding uncharacterized protein, coding for MDNNNYGQGAVRLAASVTSSEDSGHGFGAWAEACSDLGVPTASSREHLGMAEACYFGGEERRSRGLVPWQKEGLDPMLKADQGRASVKPCRTPARCWAPPAPMGSSCRARTPGKLGFEGNMGRAALARLSARPARGVGWHGGMELGRRAPTMAGTSNSALWRGAGPA